Proteins from one Aspergillus nidulans FGSC A4 chromosome VIII genomic window:
- a CDS encoding uncharacterized protein (transcript_id=CADANIAT00002064): MSDNDHSTIITLNLTGTVLSSDSGDSQDTVRITLDSIALNGITEIVKRNLKETNRISRDTSVFLKDEDIVIKVSPIPETKPSHRVPKSLRAGDRVRRLSTLQVCP; this comes from the exons ATGTCTGACAACGATCACTCAACAATCATAACCCTAAACCTAACCGGCACAGTCCTCAGTTCGGACTCTGGAGACAGTCAAGACACGGTACGAATCACGCTCGACTCCATTGCCCTCAATGGCATAACCGAGATAGTGAAACGCAATCTTAAAGAAACCAATCGAATCTCGAGAGACACCTCCGTCTTTCTTAAAGACGAAGATATCGTCATAAAAGTATCTCCAATACCCGAGACCAAACCTAGCCATAGAGTGCCGAAAAGTTTGAGAGCTGGTGACCGTGTCAGGCGGCTTAGTACTCTGCAGGTTTG TCCATAG
- the sidI gene encoding protein sidI (transcript_id=CADANIAT00002066), translating to MAGPVRRLQQTLSHLQAPQPQQLSIVYGPTEPELLDVTLGELLTLQSLQYGDYECLVFPWTGARWTYADLNDEADRVARGMLAMGIKKGDRVGIMAGNCEQYISIFFAAARVGAILVVLNNTYTPSELYYALDHTGTDSWFSNFFFLNGTQNTDHHSLEDVLAELGPHPKASGTSKALEEIVVIRGTYKDFTTYAQVIERGLPLPPNTLPERESQLQTEDVCNLQFTSGSTGNPKAAMLTHHNLVNNSRFIGDRMNLTSFDILCCPPPLFHCFGLVLGMLAVVTHGSKIIFPSETFDPLATLHAISDEKCTALHGVPTMFEAILSFDKPPNFDCSNLRTGIIAGAPVPRPLMKRLFEELNMRQYTSSYGLTEASPTCFNALTTDSIETRLQTVGKVMPHAKAKIIDANGAIVPVGTRGELCMAGYQLTKGYWNNPEKTAETLVTDEEGTVWLKTGDEAVFTPEGYCTITGRFKDIIIRGGENIYPLEIEERLTAHPSISLSSVIGIQDSKYGEVVGAFIALAEGAKRPSDDELRAWTRETLGRHKAPQHVFVFGEEGVDATVPVTGSGKVRKVDLRKIAAVVLERRRNGQVTA from the exons ATGGCCGGTCCCGTCCGCCGCCTCCAACAGACGCTTTCGCACCTGCAAGCCCCTCAACCCCAGCAGCTCTCCATTGTTTATGGGCCGACGGAACCGGAATTGCTCGACGTCACTCTCGGCGAGCTCCTAACCCTTCAGAGCCTGCAATATGGAGACTACGAGTGTCTTGTCTTTCCCTGGACCGGCGCGCGATGGACATACGCAGATCTGAACGATGAAGCGGATCGCGTTGCGCGCGGCATGTTGGCGATGGGGATCAAAAAGGGGGACCGGGTAGGCATCATGGCGGGGAACTGCGAGCAGTATATCTCGATTTTCTTTGCTGCGGCGCGGGTTGGTGCGATTCTCGTGGTGCTCAATAATACATACACACCGAGCGAGCTGTATTATGCGTTGGATCATACCGGTACTGACTCCTGGTTttctaatttttttttcttaaaTGGAACTCAGAATACTGATCAT CACTCTCTCGAAGACGTCCTCGCGGAGCTGGGTCCACACCCAAAGGCATCCGGAACATCCAAAGCCCTCGAAGAGATCGTCGTCATTCGCGGCACATACAAGGACTTCACCACCTATGCGCAGGTCATCGAGCGCGGCCTCCCGCTTCCTCCAAACACTCTCCCCGAGCGTGAGAGCCAGTTACAGACCGAAGATGTCTGCAATCTTCAGTTCACGAGTGGCTCAACGGGGAACCCAAAGGCCGCCATGTTGACGCATCA CAACCTAGTAAACAACTCGCGCTTCATCGGCGATCGCATGAACCTCACCTCCTTCGACATCCTCTGCTGCCCGCCTCCTCTCTTCCACTGCTTCGGCCTGGTCCTCGGCATGCTGGCCGTCGTAACGCACGGGTCCAAGATCATCTTCCCGAGCGAGACCTTTGACCCCCTCGCAACATTGCACGCCATTTCCGACGAGAAATGCACAGCCCTGCACGGCGTTCCCACCATGTTTGAGGCGATTCTCTCGTTCGATAAACCGCCCAACTTCGACTGCTCCAATCTCCGCACGGGTATCATCGCCGGCGCACCCGTGCCGCGACCTCTCATGAAACGCCTGTTCGAGGAGCTGAATATGAGACAGTATACCAGCAGCTACG GCCTAACAGAAGCATCGCCCACCTGCTTCAACGCCCTTACAACAGACAGCATTGAAACGCGCCTTCAGACAGTCGGAAAGGTCATGCCGCACGCTAAAGCCAAAATCATCGATGCGAACGGCGCCATTGTCCCCGTCGGCACCCGCGGCGAGCTTTGCATGGCCGGCTACCAATTGACGAAGGGATACTGGAATAACCCAGAGAAGACCGCCGAGACACTGGTCACGGACGAAGAGGGAACGGTCTGGCTCAAGACGGGCGATGAGGCGGTTTTCACTCCCGAGGGATACTGTACTATAACGGGGCGGttcaaggatatcatcatTCGGG GCGGTGAAAACATCTACCCGCTTGAAATCGAAGAGCGGCTCACGGCGCATCCCTCTATTTCCCTTTCATCTGTGATTGGGATCCAGGATTCAAAATACGGCGAGGTCGTGGGCGCATTCATCGCCCTTGCGGAGGGCGCTAAGAGGCCGTCTGACGATGAGCTACGGGCGTGGACGCGCGAGACCCTGGGGAGGCATAAGGCGCCTCAGCATGTGTTCGTGTTTGGGGAGGAGGGTGTCGACGCCACGGTTCCCGTGACGGGGAGCGGGAAAGTCAGAAAGGTGGATCTGAGGAAGATTGCGGCGGTGGTTTTGGAGAGACGGAGGAATGGCCAGGTTACGGCGTGA
- a CDS encoding uncharacterized protein (transcript_id=CADANIAT00002061), protein MAEKDIEKPSHIESPITEIGTFRVVGLSPEDADFYTNYPEEKRKRVFRKKIDIRLVPMLALLYLCAHIDRANIGNAKIEGMVTDLNMSGVQYNTVLSIFFIPYVLLEVPSNVLLKKFKRPSTYLGILVLGWGVIMTCTGLVNNYSSLMAVRVLLGIFEAGFFPGAIYLCSYWYMPKDLALRISYFYCASALSGAFSGLLAAAIAKMDGIGGYEGWRWIFILEGLATVVLGVACFFFLIDTPALSKRWLEPDEIQYLELSMFIKQGGRVEHESAFKWRDLTMVLTNWRVYMQAWFLFAQSSLSYGIKFTLPTITQSMGFNRTNAQLTSAPPYVAAAISAIIFARLSDHFYWRMPFVIIPMTIIIIAYSVIISLKGELASNKGVAYFSVVLAVIGIYPIQAAAASWNANNIAPAARRAIGIALMNCVGNIGGILGSFMYLEREKPKYYTGFGISLALGVTGVIMAVLLEWSYIVANKRKEREADEARTRYTEEELFDMGDRSPLFKHVL, encoded by the exons ATGGCCGAAAAAGACATCGAGAAGCCCTCGCACATCGAGAGCCCTATCACCGAAATCGGCACCTTTCGTGTCGTGGGCCTGAGCCCTGAAGATGCGGACTTCTACACCAACTATcccgaggagaagaggaagagggtcTTTCGCAAG AAGATTGATATTCGCCTCGTTCCTATGCTCGCCCTTTTGTACCTCTGCGCGCACATCGACCGCGCCAATATCGGCAACGCCAAAATCGAAGGCATGGTCACAGACCTTAACATGTCCGGGGTACAGTACAACACCGTTCTCTCAATCTTCTTTATCCCCTACGTCCTCCTCGAAGTGCCGTCCAACGTTCTCCTCAAGAAATTCAAGCGCCCCTCCACCTACCTCGGGATCCTTGTTCTAGGCTGGGGCGTGATCATGACCTGCACTGGGCTCGTCAATAACTACAGCAGCCTGATGGCCGTGCGCGTCCTCTTAGGTATTTTTGAGGCGGGATTCTTCCCTGGCGCCATCTATCTCTGCTCGTACTGGTACATGCCGAAAGACCTCGCCTTGCGGATCTCGTACTTCTACTGCGCGAGCGCGCTGAGCGGCGCATTCTCAGGTTTACTGGCTGCCGCCATTGCGAAGATGGACGGCATCGGCGGTTATGAGGGATGGAGGTGGATCTTTATCCTGGAGGGATTAGCAACCGTTGTCCTTGGTGTGGCttgcttcttttttcttattgATACGCCCGCTTTGTCGAAGCGCTGGCTGGAACCCGACGAGATCCAGTATCTGGAGCTCTCTATGTTCATTAAACAGGGTGGCCGCGTGGAGCATGAGAGTGCCTTCAAATGGAGGGATCTGACGATGGTTCTCACGAATTGGCGGGTTTATATGCAGGCCTGGTTCTTGTTCGCGCAGTCGTCGCTTTCCTACG GGATCAAATTCACCCTTCCCACAATTACGCAGAGCATGGGATTCAATCGAACAAACGCCCAGCTGACCAGCGCACCTCCGTACGTGGCGGCCGCCATCTCCGCCATAATCTTTGCCCGACTTTCCGACCACTTCTACTGGCGGATGCCCTTTGTCATAATTCCAATGACAATCATTATAATCGCATACTCGGTCATTATCTCGCTGAAAGGAGAGCTGGCCTCGAACAAAGGTGTCGCCTATTTCTCCGTCGTTCTGGCCGTCATTGGCATTTACCCCATCCAAGCAGCGGCGGCGTCCTGGAACGCGAACAACATTGCCCCTGCGGCTAGGCGAGCAATCGGCATTGCGCTCATGAACTGCGTCGGCAATATCGGTGGGATCCTTGGGAGTTTCATGTATCTGGAGCGCGAGAAGCCAAAGTATTACACCGGCTTTGGGATCAGTCTTGCCCTTGGAGTGACGGGGGTTATCATGGCGGTATTGCTGGAGTGGAGTTATATAGTTGCGAAtaagaggaaggagagggaggcaGACGaggcgaggacgaggtataccgaggaagagctgTTTGATATGGGTGATCGGTCGCCGTTGTTCAAGCATGTTTTGTAA
- a CDS encoding phytanoyl-CoA dioxygenase family protein (transcript_id=CADANIAT00002060), with translation MASPQPTLITLTPAELSSTKISSHNLQSAIEALHRDGLVVITNAVSIAHLDKLNSRMVPEAKTLHARPSTHRNFGPETGNIQQEPVLEKDYIYQDIVANPFAVQVVECMLGPRPALRFYSANTAFQAKDRQPVHIDVDFNFPMIPWGYAININLVETTPENGATEVWLGSHTGTSRDVLDPKHGHERIREKLLEERRKMGRGGIQPERLPKGSLVIRDMRLWHAVLYLQAENRER, from the exons ATGGCGTCTCCCCAACCAACCCTTATCACCCTCACCCCCGCCGAGCTGTCCTCCACCAAAATCTCCTCCCACAACCTGCAATCCGCCATCGAAGCCCTCCACCGTGATggcctcgtcgtcatcaccaACGCCGTCTCCATAGCGCATCTAGACAAGCTGAACAGTCGCATGGTTCCCGAGGCCAAAACCCTCCATGCCCGACCATCAACCCACCGGAACTTTGGCCCCGAGACAGGCAATATCCAGCAGGAACCGGTGCTGGAGAAAGATTATATCTACCAGGATATCGTGGCAAATCCGTTTGCTGTACAGGTCGTCGAATGTATGCTTGGGCCGAGACCCGCGCTACGCTTCTACAGTGCGAACACAGCATTTCAAGCCAAAGACCGGCAGCCAGTCCATATAGATGTGGATTTCAACTTTCCAATGATTCCGTGGGGTTACGCtatcaacatcaacctcgtcgAAACGACGCCTGAGAATGGGGCGACCGAGGTCTGGTTGGGCAGTCATACTGGTACGAGCAGGGATGTGCTTGATCCCAAACATGGGCACGAGCGGATCAGGGAGAAGCTACTCGAAGAACGCCggaagatgggaagaggTGGAATCCAGCCGGAAAGGTTGCCAAAGGGGAGTCTGGTCATCAGAGATATGAGGCTTTGGCATGCAG TCTTGTATCTGCAAGCAGAGAACAGGGAGAGATAG
- a CDS encoding uncharacterized protein (transcript_id=CADANIAT00002065), with amino-acid sequence MSKPEMIYRRLGNSGLHVSVISLGGWITFGGDVAEEGTEACMRQAYDLGINFFDTAEGYAGGKSEIVMGNVIKKAGWKRNDLVISTKIYFGRAHGDNPVNNIGLSRKHVIEGTKASLSRLQLDYVDIIYAHRPDRLTPMEEVVRAFNFVIEKGWAFYWGTSEWSADEISEAVGIAKRLGLIAPIVEQPLYNMLDREKVEGEFARLYERVGLGLTVFSPLKGGRLSGKYNEALERPPPGSRFAESKDVYSVGIRERWQQEEGVIKQLKNVKALADKLGVKQSHLALAWCIKNENVSSIITGASRPEQIVDNVESLKVLPLLKPEIMAEIDKALGNKPAVAPARVG; translated from the exons ATGTCCAAACCTGAAATGATCTATCGCCGACTCGGCAATTCAGGCCTTCATGTCTCGGTCATCAGTCTGGGAGGATGGATTAC ATTCGGTGGCGATGTCGCAGAAG AGGGCACCGAAGCATGTATGCGGCAAGCCTACGATCTAGgaatcaacttcttcgacACGGCCGAGGG CTACGCCGGTGGAAAGTCCGAAATCGTCATGGGTAATGTCATCAAGAAAGCCGGGTGGAAGAGAAATGACCTCGTCATCAGCACCAAG ATCTACTTCGGCCGCGCGCACGGCGACAACCCTGTCAATAACATTGGCCTCTCCCGCAAGCACGTCATCGAAGGCACCAAGGCGTCCCTTTCGCGCCTCCAGCTCGACTacgtcgacatcatctaCGCGCACCGGCCCGACCGGCTGACGCCCATGGAGGAAGTTGTGCGGGCGTTCAATTTCGTCATCGAGAAAGGATGGGCTTTTTACTGGGGCACGTCGGAGTGGAGTGCCGACGAGATCAGCGAGGCTGTGGGGATCGCAAAGCGATTAGGACTCATTGCGCCGATTGTCGAACAGCCGCTCTATAACATGCTGGATCGCGAAAAGGTGGAGGGGGAGTTTGCGAGACTGTATGAGCGTGTTGGGCTGGGACTCACTGTCTTCTCGCCATTGAAGGGCGGCAGACTCAGCGGAAAGTATAACGAAGCGTTGGAGCGGCCGCCGCCGGGGAGTAGGTTTGCCGAGAGCAAGGACGTTTACTCTGTGGGCATTCGCGAGAGGTGGCAGCAGGAAGAGGGTGTTATCAAGCAGCTCAAGAATGTCAAG GCCCTAGCCGACAAGCTCGGCGTGAAGCAATCccatctggctctggcgtGGTGCATAAAGAACGAGAACGTCAGCTCGATCATCACTGGCGCCTCAAGGCCAGAGCAGATCGTTGACAATGTCGAGAGTCTTAAGGTGCTCCCGCTGCTGAAGCCCGAAATCATGGCTGAGATTGACAAGGCGCTTGGGAACAAGCCCGCCGTTGCGCCCGCTCGCGTTGGATGA
- a CDS encoding GNAT family N-acetyltransferase (transcript_id=CADANIAT00002067): MASADKLPLIRLPEPYKTTYRLQVVSVQHGTRKLQLRRSPRVDDGLPPPEPLHRDSFHFTDLREPDPYTTPPEGNNSAWARAQRSPVTYWNWEGQEPPTVAQIWNVLYALLTLRTEFEIFRAVLSGEGRELLAQELQAVGLATSHPSPSAPPGQILPQSAGTPDQLVIYRSTFWQGAGSPFGSRPVWVCDPDIYTSLRRPLTAFPVHPVQHTLTTKTSDVRVHALHPIRPRKPTPGSKMYSRYIPQLDEFFSLWALDYRDDEHLRLFHMWQNDPRVARGWNETGTLEQHREYLRKLEEDPHQIAVLAKFNNTFFSYHQIYWAKEDSIGAHYDADDWDRGRHSLVGDVRFRGQHRVIVWWCSIMHYMFLDESRTRYIVGEPEFTNLTVLAYDHATGFGLEKLIDLPHKRSALVKCSREKFFQISPFRFDGSDHLERDPYRALKL; encoded by the exons ATGGCCTCCGCCGACAAACTCCCCCTGATCCGGCTCCCTGAGCCATACAAAACAACCTACCGACTCCAGGTGGTGTCCGTCCAGCACGGCACGCGCAAGCTTCAATTGCGACGGTCGCCGCGCGTCGACGATGGCCTGCCGCCTCCAGAACCCCTTCACCGCGACTCGTTCCACTTCACTGACCTTCGCGAGCCCGATCCCTATACGACACCGCCCGAGGGGAACAACTCGGCATGGGCCAGGGCACAGCGAAGCCCCGTCACATACTGGAACTGGGAAGGACAGGAGCCGCCGACGGTAGCGCAGATCTGGAATGTTCTCTATGCGCTCCTGACATTGCGCACCGAGTTTGAGATCTTCCGCGCTGTGCTTTCGGGCGAGGGAAGGGAGCTGTTGGCTCAGGAGTTACAAGCAGTCGGGCTGGCGACTTCACATCCCAGCCCTTCAGCGCCGCCCGGTCAGATTCTCCCGCAGTCTGCAGGCACGCCCGATCAGCTGGTGATATACCGCAGCACGTTCTGGCAGGGCGCCGGGTCGCCGTTCGGGTCGAGGCCGGTATGGGTATGTGATCCAGACATCTATACGTCGCTTCGCCGGCCTTTGACGGCGTTCCCCGTCCATCCTGTCCAGCATACATTGACAACCAAGACGTCTGACGTGCGCGTTCACGCTCTCCATCCCATTCGACCGCGTAAACCGACTCCCGGGTCGAAAATGTACAGTCGATATATACCCCAGCTGGATGAGTTCTTCTCGCTCTGGGCGTTAGACTATCGAGACGACGAGCATCTGCGGCTGTTTCACATGTGGCAGAACGATCCTCGAGTTGCCAGAGGCTGGAACGAGACGGGGACACTCGAGCAGCACAGGGAGTATCTTCGGAAACTCGAAGAAGATCCTCACCAGATTGCCGTTCTGGCCAAATTCAATAATACGTTCTTTTCGTACCACCAGATCTACTGGGCTAAG GAAGACAGCATCGGCGCACACTACGACGCCGACGACTGGGATCGCGGGCGCCACTCGCTAGTTGGCGACGTGCGCTTCCGCGGCCAGCATCGGGTAATAGTCTGGTGGTGCAGTATCATGCATTATATGTTCCTGGATGAGTCACGCACGAGGTACATTGTCGGCGAGCCGGAGTTCACGAATCTGACAGTGCTGGCCTACGATCACGCTACGGGATTTGGTCTCGAGAAACTGATCGATCTCCCCCATAAGCGCTCTGCCCTGGTCAAGTGCAGCCGAGAGAAGTTCTTCCAGATCTCGCCCTTCCGATTCGATGGGTCCGACCATCTGGAGAGGGATCCGTATCGGGCGTTGAAGTTGTAG
- a CDS encoding uncharacterized protein (transcript_id=CADANIAT00002063) encodes MSAAEVSIRSLTGDWAIDKSKSTNIDGALKLQGIGWLRRKAVTSGTITLKTAHTTEAHNEEQPITRLMMQQGLRGIFPGVEQTRSVDWSTHEHVDAVSGAAITVRSRYVRGIEEGDGSKVKPALQVETSVTGEKGKADIETFLGAAVSIPETGGEEAKEKPFVQDYIVCESGGWTAEQVWAVEKIDGSTFLTCRAVAAKGDATEMAYQVYQYEEQK; translated from the exons ATGTCCGCAGCAGAAGTGAGCATCCGGAGCTTGACCGGTGACTGGGCCATC GACAAATCTAAATCCACCAATATAGACGGTGCTCTGAAACTG CAAGGGATTGGCTGGCTCCGACGCAAAGCAGTCACGTCAGGCACAATAACCCTTAAAACCGCGCACACCACAGAAGCTCATAATGAGGAGCAGCCCATTACACGTCTCATGATGCAACAGGGGCTTCGCGGGATCTTTCCCGGTGTTGAGCAAACACGATCAGTGGATTGGAGCACACACGAGCATGTCGACGCTGTCTCCGGAGCCGCTATAACAGTCCGCAGCCGGTATGTACGGGGCATTGAGGAGGGAGACGGGAGTAAGGTGAAGCCTGCTCTCCAAGTAGAGACGTCAGTAACTGGCGAGAAGGGGAAAGCTGATATCGAGACTTTCCTTGGTGCTGCAGTTTCGATTCCTGAGACTGGCGGCgaagaggcgaaggagaagcCGTTCGTGCAGGATTACATTGTTTGCGAGTCTGGCGGGTGGACGGCTGAGCAA GTCTGGGCTGTCGAGAAGATTGACGGTAGTACGTTCTTAACGTGCAgggctgttgctgcgaagGGGGACGCCACTGAGATGGCGTACCAGGTATATCAATACGAAGAGCAGAAGTAA
- a CDS encoding glucarate dehydratase family protein (transcript_id=CADANIAT00002062) yields the protein MAIIKDIVITPVAFHDPPLLNSVGVHEPFALRSIVEVVTETVYGLGESYGDSAHLDRLAKAAQQIKSLSLSIYDTNAIYQICVNSLAKDTTTGGDGMAGMVTTASVADKVFSPFEVACLDLQGKLAGVPVSDILGGRVRDNVQYSAYLFYKWAGHPGLPDDEYGEALTPEQLVQQAEKIIAEYGFRAIKLKGGVFSPEQEVAAIKALHAAFPGIPLRFDPNAAWTVETSKWVANELAGIVEYLEDPAPEIGGMAAVAKEASMPLATNMAVVAFDHLPPSILQKAVQVILSDHHFWGGLRKSQTLASICTIWGMRLSMHSNSHLGISLAAMTHLAAATPNLDYACDTHWPWKRRDEDVIVDPERALRWVNGGIEVPRAPGLGIELDRGQLWRLHRQYLECGIRERDDTSYMRRFEPKFDASIPRW from the coding sequence ATGGCCATCATTAAAGACATAGTCATCACCCCCGTGGCATTCCACGACCCGCCCTTACTCAACAGCGTTGGCGTACACGAGCCCTTTGCGCTCCGCAGCATCGTCGAGGTCGTGACAGAGACGGTCTACGGCCTCGGCGAGTCGTATGGGGACTCCGCGCATCTCGACCGTCTCGCCAAGGCAGCACAGCAGATAAAATCCTTGTCTCTCTCAATCTATGACACAAACGCCATCTACCAAATATGCGTGAACAGTCTCGCAAAGGACACTACCACCGGCGGGGACGGCATGGCGGGGATGGTGACAACCGCCTCAGTTGCCGATAAAGTCTTCTCACCATTCGAAGTCGCATGCCTCGACCTCCAAGGCAAACTGGCCGGTGTGCCTGTAAGCGACATTCTGGGCGGGCGTGTCCGTGATAATGTGCAGTACTCCGCATACCTCTTCTACAAGTGGGCAGGGCACCCCGGTCTTCCAGACGACGAATACGGCGAAGCCCTAACGCCTGAGCAGCTCGTTCAACAGGCGGAAAAGATAATCGCTGAGTACGGCTTCAGGGCGATCAAGCTCAAAGGCGGCGTCTTTTCACCCGAACAAGAAGTCGCCGCTATCAAGGCCCTGCATGCCGCATTCCCAGGTATCCCCCTCCGCTTTGACCCCAACGCTGCCTGGACGGTTGAGACCTCTAAGTGGGTTGCAAACGAACTCGCCGGAATTGTCGAGTACCTCGAAGACCCAGCGCCCGAGATTGGCGGCATGGCAGCCGTAGCAAAGGAAGCGTCTATGCCACTGGCGACTAACATGGCTGTCGTTGCCTTTGACCACCTCCCCCCATCGATACTGCAAAAAGCTGTACAAGTGATCCTGTCTGACCACCATTTCTGGGGTGGGCTGCGCAAGTCGCAAACCCTGGCATCTATCTGCACGATTTGGGGGATGAGACTGTCCATGCacagcaacagccatctAGGGATCAGTCTGGCAGCAATGACACACTTGGCCGCAGCGACGCCCAACCTGGACTACGCGTGCGATACGCACTGGCCGTGGAAAAGGAGGGACGAGGACGTCATCGTCGATCCGGAAAGGGCGCTGAGGTGGGTGAACGGGGGCATTGAAGTGCCGCGGGCACCGGGGTTGGGCATTGAGCTTGATCGAGGGCAGTTGTGGAGATTGCATCGGCAGTATCTGGAGTGTGGCATTCGGGAACGAGATGATACCTCCTATATGAGGCGGTTTGAGCCGAAGTTTGATGCGAGTATACCGAGGTGGTGA